In Nocardioides sp. JQ2195, a genomic segment contains:
- a CDS encoding methionine synthase translates to MSVLATGIGSMPGGDVLANEADNARSYAEAVRVVLGEVPDFAHVPELPGRGAGATMTGRGLAVMSGLGADLQPAGWRLTDHSGVDHRRARSLLAQDLDAFEEQAQGFTGVLKSQVAGPWTLAATVEKPRGDKVLADHGARRELSQALAEGLVDHVADLRRRVPGASGIVVQVDEPALPAVLAAQVPTASGWGKHRAVHPPEASAALEVVLAAIAGAGATPIVHSCAPGFPIALVRGAGARGVSVDLDMLDASSYDALADAIESGERVLLGAVPSLRPSSPLSDKHVVEKVLRLLDMLGLEPTDNVVITPACGLAGARHWAREALALAAGAARALHG, encoded by the coding sequence GTGAGCGTCCTCGCGACCGGCATCGGATCGATGCCCGGTGGAGACGTGCTGGCCAACGAGGCCGACAACGCGCGGTCCTACGCCGAGGCAGTGCGCGTGGTCTTGGGTGAGGTGCCCGACTTCGCACACGTGCCCGAGCTCCCCGGCCGCGGTGCGGGAGCCACGATGACGGGCCGTGGGCTCGCCGTGATGAGCGGTCTGGGGGCCGACCTGCAGCCCGCCGGCTGGAGGTTGACCGACCACTCGGGCGTCGACCACCGCCGCGCCCGGTCCTTGCTCGCCCAGGACCTCGACGCGTTCGAGGAGCAGGCCCAGGGCTTCACCGGCGTCCTCAAGTCGCAGGTCGCTGGCCCCTGGACCTTGGCCGCGACCGTGGAGAAGCCGCGCGGTGACAAGGTGCTCGCCGACCACGGCGCACGTCGTGAGCTGTCCCAGGCGTTGGCCGAGGGCCTGGTCGACCACGTCGCCGACCTGCGCCGACGGGTTCCCGGCGCGTCCGGGATCGTCGTTCAGGTCGACGAACCGGCCCTGCCCGCGGTCCTTGCCGCACAGGTCCCGACCGCCTCCGGCTGGGGCAAGCACCGCGCCGTCCACCCGCCCGAGGCCTCGGCTGCGCTCGAGGTCGTCCTGGCCGCGATCGCTGGTGCGGGGGCCACCCCGATCGTGCACTCGTGTGCCCCTGGCTTCCCGATCGCACTCGTGCGTGGTGCGGGCGCGCGTGGCGTCAGCGTCGACCTCGACATGCTCGACGCGTCGTCGTACGACGCCCTGGCCGACGCGATCGAGTCGGGGGAGCGGGTGCTGCTCGGAGCGGTGCCGTCGCTGAGGCCCTCATCCCCGCTGTCGGACAAGCACGTGGTCGAGAAGGTGCTGCGGCTGCTCGACATGCTCGGTCTCGAGCCGACCGACAACGTGGTCATCACGCCCGCCTGCGGTCTGGCCGGCGCGCGGCACTGGGCGCGCGAGGCGCTGGCGCTCGCTGCCGGGGCTGCCCGGGCGTTGCACGGCTGA